A stretch of Malus sylvestris chromosome 11, drMalSylv7.2, whole genome shotgun sequence DNA encodes these proteins:
- the LOC126589482 gene encoding molybdopterin biosynthesis protein CNX1, with translation MEETAREDSRKGTVISAEDALETVLRVVQRLPPVTVPLHDAAGKVLAEDIRAREPLPPYPASVKDGYAVVASDGPGEYPVIAESRAGNDGLGITVTPGTVAYVTTGGPIPDGADAVVQVEDTEEIEEHSLDSGQVRILIQTSKGVDIRPVGCDIEADAVVLTSGQRIGASEIGLLATVGVTMVKVYPTPTIGVLSTGDELVEPMTGCLNRGQIRDSNRAMILAASLQHHCKVLDLGIARDDEEVLENIINTAISAGVDVILTSGGVSMGDRDYVKPLFQRRGTVHFSKVWMKPGKPLNFAEINSRPEENMPMKRIFAFGLPGNPVSCLVCFHVFVVPTIRRLAGWKNPHLLRVHARLRQPLKTDPARPEFHRAIIGWELNDGLGYPGFVAESTGHQRSSRILSMKSANALLELPATGSVIAAGTSVPAIIISDISNAICESSSSPNSASPFQRFILQERTVAESQDAGVRVAILTVSDTVASGAGPDRSGPRAVSVVNSCSETLGGARVVSTAVVADDVSKIKDVLHRWSDIEQMDLILTLGGTGFTPRDVTPEATKELIEKETPGLLHVMMQESLKVTPTAMLSRSAAGIRGSSLIINMPGNPNAVAECMEALLPALKHGLKQIRGDKREKHPQHVPHAQGANTDVWEQSYKLASASGTEPGCSCCR, from the exons ATGGAGGAGACGGCGAGAGAGGACAGCAGGAAAGGCACGGTGATCTCAGCAGAAGACGCTCTCGAAACAGTTCTGAGAGTGGTCCAGCGGCTGCCGCCTGTCACTGTGCCCCTCCACGATGCGGCTGGGAAGGTGCTGGCGGAGGACATTCGCGCGCGTGAACCTCTGCCGCCTTACCCTGCGTCGGTGAAGGATGGGTATGCGGTGGTAGCTTCGGATGGGCCAGGCGAGTATCCTGTAATCGCTGAGTCAAGAGCTGGCAACGATGGACTTGGCATCACCGTCACTCCTGGAACTGTAGCCTATGTTACCACTGGAG GACCAATACCTGATGGTGCCGATGCAGTGGTACAAGTTGAGGACactgaagaaattgaagagCATTCACTTGATTCAGGGCAAGTAAGAATATTGATACAAACAAGCAAAGGAGTAGATATTCGTCCGGTG GGTTGTGACATTGAAGCAGATGCTGTAGTATTGACATCTGGGCAAAGAATTGGTGCTTCAGAAATTGGTTTGCTTGCCACTGTAGGAGTGACAATGGTGAAG GTATATCCAACTCCAACAATTGGTGTGCTTTCCACAGGAGATGAACTCGTGGAGCCAATGACAGGTTGTTTAAATCGTGGCCAG ATTAGGGACTCCAACCGCGCTATGATACTGGCAGCTTCACTACAGCATCATTGCAAAGTTCTTGACCTAGGTATTgctagagatgatgaagaagtaCTGGAGAATATCATCAATACTGCCATTTCTGCTGGAGTTGATGTTATTCTTACGTCTGGAGGTGTTTCCATGGGAGACAGGGACTATGTCAAACCACTATTTCAAAGGAGAGGGACAGTGCATTTTAGTAAG GTTTGGATGAAACCAGGAAAGCCTTTAAATTTTGCGGAGATCAATTCCAGACCTGAAGAGAATATGCCAATGAAAAGAATTTTTGCATTCGGGTTGCCTGGAAATCCAGTTAGCTGTCTTGTCTGCTTCCATGTATTTGTGGTCCCTACCATCCGCCGTCTTGCTGGATGGAAAAATCCTCACCTTTTGAG AGTGCATGCTCGTCTTCGTCAGCCTTTAAAGACAGATCCTGCACGCCCAGAATTTCATCGTGCTATCATTGGATGGGAGTTAAATGATGGATTGGGATATCCTGG ctTTGTTGCTGAGAGTACTGGCCACCAGAGGAGCAGTCGGATTTTAAGTATGAAGTCTGCTAATGCTTTGTTGGAGTTGCCAGCAACAGGCAGTGTAATAGCAGCTGGGACTTCTGTGCCAGCCATCATTATTTCTGATATAAGCAATGCTATTTGCGAAAGTTCCTCGTCACCTAATTCAGCATCACCTTTCCAAAGATTTATACTGCAAGAAAGAACTGTAGCTGAGTCTCAGGATGCCGGGGTTAGAGTAGCAATTCTTACAGTGAGTGATACTGTTGCATCAGGGGCTGGGCCTGATAGAAG TGGTCCAAGGGCAGTTTCTGTTGTAAATTCCTGTTCAGAAACGTTGGGGGGAGCTAGGGTTGTTTCAACAGCTGTGGTTGCGGATGATGTAAGCAAAATAAAGGATGTTCTACATAGATGGAGTGATATTGAGCAAATGGATCTCATCCTCACCCTCG GTGGTACTGGCTTCACCCCACGAGATGTAACCCCGGAAGCAACCAAAGAGTTGATTGAGAAAGAAACACCTGGTCTTCTTCATGTCATGATGCAAGAGAGTTTGAAG GTGACACCAACTGCTATGCTCTCGCGCTCTGCAGCAGGAATAAGAGGGTCATCGCTG ATCATTAACATGCCTGGGAATCCAAACGCGGTTGCTGAGTGCATGGAGGCTTTGTTGCCTGCCCTCAAGCATGGATTAAAGCAGATAAGGGGAGACAAGAGAGAAAAACATCCCCAACACGTCCCTCACGCACAAGGGGCAAATACGGATGTGTGGGAACAAAGTTATAAGCTGGCCTCAGCTAGTGGCACCGAGCCAGGTTGTTCTTGTTGCCGTTAA